TCCAACGAGAACTGCACAAGCGGATTTGGAGTTAGCACTTTATTCTGGACATGGCGAATTTCCCAGAATTATTTATTCACCAGGAAAAATTGAAGAAGCTTATGAAATAAGCCAGATTGCGTTTAATATGGCGGATAAATATCAAATTCCTGTATTCATACTATCTGACGAATATCTTGCAGATACATTTTACAATCTATCAGATGATGAATTAAAAACTGTAAAAAAAGAAAATCATGTTGTAAAAACTGATTTTGACTACAAAAGGTACCAATTGTCCGAAAATCCAATTTCAGAGCGAGGAATTCCAGGATTTGGTGAGGGGATTGTACTGGTATGTGGTAACGAACATGATGAATTTGGGGATATTACTGAAGATGTTGATTTAATAAATAAAATGACTAAAAAACGGAATAAGAAGTTAGATTTAATTAAAAAAGAAGCAATAGCACCGGAATTTATTGGAAATGAAGATTACAAAAACCTGATTGTTTCATGGGGTACAACATACTACCCAGTAAAAGATGCACTTGAAAAATTGAATTTAAAAGATACTGCACTTTTACATTTCAGTCAAGTTTATCCGATTTCCGATTCTGCTGAAAAATACTTAAAAAAAGCTGAGAAGATAATAAATATCGAATTAAATTATTCTGGACAGCTTGGAAGACTTTTAAAAAGGGAATTTGGAACTGAAATGAATGATAGTATTTTAAAATACGATGGCAGGGCTTTTTCGGTTGAAGAACTTACTGAAAAAATTGAAAAAGTTTTGATGGGGTGAGATTCATGGAAAAAAATCCTTTTCAAAGAACTGAAAAAATAGATATTTCCTGGTGTCCGGGATGTGGAAACTTTGCAATAAAAGCATCACTTTCAAATGCCCTGTCAAAACTGAAATTAAACCCGCAAAATGTTGCAATTGTTTCAGGAATCGGGCAGGCTGGAAAAATGCCTCACTACATAACTGTAAATGGATTTCATACATTACATGGAAGAGCGATACCTGCTGCAACTGCCGTGAAAACCACAAATCCCGAGCTTACAGTAATTGCAGAAGGTGGCGATGGCGATATGTATGCAGAAGGTGGAAATCATCTTATTCATGCTATTCGAAGAAACCCAAATATCACAGTTTTGATACATAATAATCAGATATACGGGCTTACAAAAGGACAAGCCTCCCCAACTACCCTGGTTTCAACAAAAACTCCTACTCAACCGTGGGGAGTATTTGAGGAACCTTTAAATTCGATAGCACTTGCAATTTCATTAAACGCATCTTTTGTGGCACGTACATTTTCAGGAAATATTGAAAAAACCGAAGAAATAATAATTGAAGCAATAAATCATAAGGGTTTATCTATTGTAGATATATTTCATCCCTGTCCCTCATTTAACAAAGTAAATACTCTTCAATGGTATAAAGAACATACTTATTATTTAGAAGGCCATGATGTAACGGATAGAAAAAAAGCATTTGAAAAATCGCTTGAAACTGATAAGTATCCCCTTGGAATATTTTATACTTGTGAAAAACCCGTATTTGAAGACGTTGTTCCCCCATACATCTCAGAAAAAACTCCGATATGGAAAAGAGAACCGAATTTAGAAAAAATTGAAGAAATAATGAATTCAAAAAGAACTTAATAATAAATAGATTAGTGGTTTAACCAAATATTAAAAATCTTTGTGAAAATTATGGAAAATTTAGAAAAAATAAACGAACTTGTCGAAATATTTGGGCATTTTGACGTGGAATTTGCTAAAAACATGGAAGAAAAAATGGATACACAATATCTGGTTCTTCAGAATCTAAAATATTCAATGGATAACGATGAAATGTTTATAAAACTCGTGATTTTAAATTCAATAGTAAGCTACCAGCTTTGCACTACTGGGGAGCTCTGGTGGGGTGAATTTTCAGAATATTGGTCAAAAAATGAAGTTAATAATGATAATTTAGGGGAAAAATACATTAATTTTCTCAAAAATTCAAAGGGAAACAGACGACTTTTAAACGTAAAAATAAAAAGGATTGAAAAAGTTATCCCGTTTCTTGAAACGATAAATCTTCTGGATTTTAAAAATTACTATGTAACTATGGAAGAACTGCTTGAAAAACTATCAAAATGCTTAAACTCGAAAAAAAATGCAAAAACCATTGTCTTTGCACTAAAAATGTTTGGTTATTCTTCAAGAATCGTATTTAATGAATTTATTCCCTACCCGATGGAGATTGAAATTCCAAAAGATTCAAGAATTGAAAAATACACCCTCAAATTTACAGATAAAGACCCGATAAAATTTTGGAATAATATTTCTAAAATTACAAAAATTCCGCCATTACATATAGATTCGATAATTTGGCCAGTTCTTGGGAAAAAATTTGATTTTGAATCATGTAACGGAAAAATTGGTAAAAAATCAAAATATTTATTCAAATTACTTGAATTTTGATAGTATTATAAAATTATATAAATAAGTGTTTTCAAAATTAAATCTATGGGAAAAGGAGGTAGTTTTATGTCAGTTTGGAAATGCACAGTCTGCGGATACGAATACGATGAAGAAAAAGAGGGGAAAAAGTTCTCAGAATTGCCTGATACCTGGACATGCCCCCTTTGTGGTGCTAAAAAATCTGCATTCGTAGAATTATAAAAAATTTAAGCTTTATTACTTTTTTTAATGTATTTTATGTATTTTGCAGCATCTTTTATTCTTGCCTCAAGGTGCGGAACATCCATAATTTCGAATTTATTGTATTTATCGTGCAGGTGGAATCTCAAAGATATCATCGACATTGTGTGTGCTATATCTTCGTCATCGAGATTCATCGAAACCACATCGATTCTATTGAGTAATTCACAAACTAAACTTTTAGCCCTGTCTAAATCCTCATCATCAAGATTCATTGAATAGATGTCCAGTTCTTCCATTATCTCGTGAACTGGCTTTTCAGGATTTTCGAGAAGCGATTTGACGATATTGTTCGAAAGTTCTTTTAATTTAATTTCTTTTTTCATTTTGTACACCGGAACAGATGGAAAACTTGGCTTTTTACAGATTTTTATTTAAGATATTTTTTAAAATACCTTCTTCACTTTGAAGTAACAGAATATTAATCTTTGCATTTTTAAAATACCCAATTTCAACAAATAACATTATTTAAAAGATACTATATAAACGTTAAAACACGGATCATGTCAAAAACTATAAAAAAAGAATTATTCTTCGTCATCAAATTCGATTGTCGCATTTACTATGTTAAATTCTTTTCCGCCTTTCAATTTAACATTTCTCGATTCACATTTTGGACATATTACTTCGAGTTCATCTTTTGTATCCAAATCTCCTTCGAATTCACAGTCCATACAGAAAATTTTTGGTTTTACCATCTCTGCTTTTAATTCTGCGCCCTTACATACAGTATCTTCTGAAATAACTTCGAAAACAAACTGTAACTGATCGACACTTAACAAAGTAAGTTCCCCAATTTCCAGATTAATGTCATTTACTTTTATAACCTTTCTACCGAGTGCTTCTTGTTGTTCAACTGCTTCGAGTATCGCATTTAATACTGACGTTGCATAAGAGAGTTCGTGCATTAAAAAACACCTTGTTTATCGAGTCTTTCCAAAACCATTTCTTTTACTTTTTCTTCTTTTCCACTTGGAACAAAAATCTTGAAGTTTACAACGATTCTTACAGTATCGTCCCCATCTGAAAGTTTACACTCTTCAAGATATGCTTTTTGTTTATCAAATCTTAAATAAAGTTTATTTTTCTCGATTCTACTATCCATTTCACTTTTTAATCGATTTACGTTTCTTTCGTCGCTTTTTATCAAATCAATGATATAATTGAATACCATTTTTGCCTTTTTTCCAGAAATTTTAACGGTGTGAATCTCAATAGGATTTCCAAAATTTCCTTCTGTTTCAACTGTCTCGGTTTCTAAATCGTCTTCTTCGATTATTTCAGGTAAAAAGAAAACCATTGCATCAAGAACTTTTTCTTCGTCTTCGGTTGCGTTTGCAATCGTTGATATTGATATATTATTTACCATAACTATCCCATCTGATTTTAAATTTAAACAAAATATTGTAAAACAGGTTTAAATAAACTTTGAAATTTTTGAAATAATCTGAAAAAAACTAAAAAAATAAAATAGAAAAATTAGTTAAAAGAATTAAAATAAAGGAAAATTAATTATTTCGCTTTTTTGCTGTTAGCTCTGACACTTGGCCTTACTTTTTCAGTACCTTTTCCTTTGTACATTAATCCTCTTCCTTTTTTACCAGCTGAGGTTAAACCTCTGGTTGCTCTACCTTTGTGGGTTCCTTTGCAGAGCCAGTTGTAGGATTTGTCGCTTTTGATTGACGGATGGCATGAATCAACTAAGATTACTTCGTACCATTTTTGTTTTCCATCTTGTCCTACCCAGTAAGAGTTTAATACTTCCAAGTTAGGGTATTTTTTAGCTGCTCTTTCTTCAGCAATTCTTTGAATGGATTTTGCCATTGTAATTTTGTTGATACCTAATGTTGAAGGTTTTTTGGAGTGTTTTGGTCTTGGTTTTCTTAAACCTCCTCTTCTAACACTAACTCTTACAACAACAATTCCTTGTTTTGCTTTGTATCCTAAGTTTCTAGCCCTATCAATTCTTGTAGGTCTTTCAACTCTAATAACTGAAGGTTCTTTTCTCCAGTCTTGCATTCTTGACCATTGTAACTCTTTAACGTATGAGTTAGCAGGTACTTTCCATGCTTCTTTCACGTAGTTGTACATACTCATGGTATCACTTGTTTCGTCGATTTCTGTTTATGGGTTCAGCTTAATGCTACATGCCCTACGGGAATTCACCCGTCACTAAACTACTAGTATAACCTAGTCTTAACACCATGTATCGTGACAACTATATTAATTTAACGGCAAGTATATAAACAATGGACTAGAGAACAAGTTTAGAACTTGTACACTTTTTTACGATATTAGTTTCTAATTTAAATTTGGTGAAAACATGGTCGACTACTTCGATTACAACAGTTTATTGACAAGAGCGCGAGAACAACTTCCAGAAGAAGTATTCAAAGACGTAAGGTTTGAAATTCCATCTGCAGATAGTTTTGTAGAAGGAAACAGGACCATTATTAAAAACTTCAAAGATATTGCAAAATTCATGGAAAGGGACCCACAAGAATTTGCAAAATACGTAATGAAAGAACTCGGTACTGCAGGGGACATGGAAGGTGTCAGATTAATCTTGCAGGGTAAATTTGGATGGAGAATGGTAAACGAAAAAATCCAAAATTACGTAAATGAATACGTACTCTGTCCAGAATGTGGAAAACCAGACACAAAAATCGTAAAAGAAGGAAGAATACACTTCTTGAAATGTACCGCTTGTGGTGCAATGAAACCAGTTAAGACATTATAAGTACTCTTTTTCTTCTTTTTTACTTAATTAACGAATTTTACATTTTTGGTGATATTATGAAAGGATTCTGCTACCGTTGCGGTCATGAAGGCGAACTTCTAGATGGCTTATGTAAAATCTGCTACACCCACATGAATCCACTTATTGAACTCGATAACGAGATCCACGTTGAAGTCTGCCACATGTGCGGGTCGTACAAGAGAAAACTCTGGCAAGACCCTCAAAAAAAGGAAACTTACGAAGTAATGGAAGAAATTGCATATTTTGGAGTTAAGGATAATTTAAAAAAGGCAAATAAAAGCATTGATGTAGAAATAATTCCACAAGAACCACGACAGCTTCCGGGAGGAAAAAGATCCCGTGTAGAAATCCCAGTTGTTGTTTTTGCAGAAGGACGACTCGTTGGGGAAGACAACGACAGAGATGAAGAAAGACACATTACAGTTTATCTTGATATGGTGCAGTGCCCAAGATGTTCTAGATGTATGTCAAACTACTACGAAGGAACGCTCCAAGTTAGGGCAATGAACCGATTTTTAAATGACAAAGAAAGGATAGAATTGGACGACTTCGTTAGGGATGAAGCTGAAAAACGACTTAATAAAGACAGGATGGCATTTATCTCAAAATATATTCCACAAAAAGAAGGGTTAGACTATCAAATGGGTTCAATGGGTGCAATACGAAATATTGCATCAGCGATAAAAGCCAAATACGGCGGAAAATCAATTGAAACTGCAAAACTCGTTGGAGTAGATAAAGATACTGGAAAAGACCAGTACAGAATTACGGTTGCAGTTCGAATTCCAGAATTTAAACTCGGAGATATTTTAGAATATACTGAAAAACTATATGTCGTTTCTTCGTTGAATGAAGCGAGAGTTTACCTTGAACCTGTTGAACTTGGAGATAAAATTTCACTTGCCTGGAATGAAATTGATAAATCTGCAAAATTAATTAAAAAAGGAGAAGATTGTGAAACTGCCACAGTAATTTCAATTACTCCTGACACGATAACTGCGATGGACGATTCAAATTACGAGATATACGAATACAATAATTCGGTTGAAGATGTAAAAGAAGGAGATAAATTAAGAATATTCAAAAACGAAGAAATCAACAGGATTTTAGAAATTTTAGAATAAATAAAAAAATTTTTTAATTTTAAATTATTCAATTTCTTCAACGTAACATCCGGGCCCCACTTTCGTATAGTAAACCGGACAGTTCCAGACATCCTTAAATATATTTTCGATATCAATTACGTGTTCTTTTTTAGGTATTGTAATAATTGCAGGTCCTGAACCACTGATCGTTATACCGTAGACCATATCTTTTACCTTTTCTTTAACTTCGTCATATCCATCAATTAAATTGGCCCTGCATGGTTCAACAACGCAGTCTTTTGACATGTATCTTCCAAAAAGTTCTAAATCGTTGTTATATAATGCATAAATCATTCCTGCAGCTTTTCCAACGTTGTTTACCATATCGTTTATTGGAATTTCCTTTGGAAGTATTTCTCTTGCGGTTTTCGTACTTACCTGAATGTTTGGAAGTGCAACTAAAACTTCAATATCTACGGGGATATGAAGTACTTCTAAAGGATCGTAGCTTGTTGTAAGTGTAAATCCCCCAAAAATTGCAGGAGCTACGTTATCTGCGTGAGGAGCGCCTGCGGCGACTGCTTCCCCAAGTGAAGAATATTTAACAAGTTCTAATTTGGATAATCCCAGTTCAAAAAGTTCATTTAATGCAAATGCAACTCCTGCACATGACGCGGAACTACTTCCAAGACCGCTTCCGGGTTTTATTCCTTTATTTATATGAATATGGATTCCTGATTCGATATTAAAATCTTCCATCATCTTTTTAGCAACCACTCCTGCGGTATTTTCGTCCACTTTTGTAGATATCTCTTCTGCTTTTTCCCCGTCAACAGAAATTGTAATTCCTTGTTCCGTTTTTTCGACTTCCAATGTATCATATGGCTTTGAAAGAGCAAGCCCGAAAATATCATACCCCGGACCGAGATTTGCAGAAGTTCCAGGCGAACACACCTTTACTTTTTTCATAATACCACCAAAATAATCCAAATATTGTTTGTCATTTGTTAAATTATAAGTAAAAATAGATATAAAAATGCTACTCAGATTTATAATCTTTTGAAATCAGCAAAAAAGTTGTTAATAAAATATTAATTAAATAATGCGTAGAATTTTCCATTTCTTGTCCCAAAATAGATTGTTCCGTTTTTATCTATTGTTGGAGTAGCTATTATCCAGCTTCCCGTTTGAAAATTCCACTTTTCAGTTCCGTCGGGGTTTATTGCGTATAAATGACCATCATATGAACCAAAATAAATTGTTCCGGTGTTTCCAATTACGGGGGAAGATTCTATACGTTTATCCGTTTTAAAACGCCACTTTTCAGTTCCGTCGGGGTTTATTGCATAGAGATAACCATCGAGGGACGTTACATAGATCGTTCCATCTTCTGAAATTGCAGGCCTTGTAACAATCCAGTATCCAGCATAAAATTTCCACTTTTCAGTTCCGTCGGGGTTTATTGCATAGACCTTATCTGAACCAAAATAAATTGTTCCATCTTTACCAATGGATACTGCAGAAGTTATTGTATCATTAGTTTTAAAACGCCACTTTTCAGTTCCGTCGGGGTTTATTGCATAGAGATAATTGTCATTTGATCCAACATAAATTGTTCCATCTTCTGAAACTATGGGTGTTGCATATATTGCCCTATTGGTTTTAAAACGCCACTTTTCAGTTCCGTCGGGGTTTATTGCATAGAGATAACCATCGAGGGACGTTACATAAAGTACGTCTTCAAAAATCGTAAAGTCGGATGCTATTGCTTTTTTTGTACCAAATTTCCACTTTTCAGTTCCGTCGGGGTTTATTGCATAGACCTTATCTGAACCAAAATAAATTGTTCCATCTTTACCAATGGATGGCTTGCACTCAATTATTTCGTCCGATTTAAAAGACCACTTTACAGACCCATCAGGATTTATTGCATAAAGATTTTTATCGCCTGAACCAACATATACGGTTCCGTTTTTAGAAAGAATAGGGCTTGAATCGATACTATTTCCGATCAAAAATTCCCATTTAATTTTACAATCATTTACGCCCCCACGCAACATGATATCCCCCGATATGGCTTTTGCAATTTATTATAAATTTGTGCTTATAACTTATATATTATTTTTCATTGACTGTAATTAAATCTAAACTATTTTAAATTAAAAAACAGAGAACTATTATTGATAATAGTTAGTTAAAAGCTAAAGAGGGGACAATAGTGGTTAAAAAAATAAGCTGTAATGAAGTATTAATTCCGCTGGAAACTCCAAAGTCAATGCATGAGGAATATATTCAAAATTACCTGAATCTTACAAGAAATACGGGCAATTTAATGCTTTTTGCAGGCGATCAAAAAATCGAACATTTGAACGAAGATTTTTACGGAAAAGATATTTCAAAAGATGATGCAAATCCAGAACACCTGTTTAAAATTGCTAAAAGTTCAAAAATAGGTGGTTTTGCAGTTCAGTTTGGATTACTGTCAAGATACGGCCACGATTATAAAGATATAAATTACATCATAAAATTAAATTCAAAAACAAATCTTGTAGAAACGAACCAGAAAGACCCGATAAGCCGTTCACTGATAAATATTAACAATATTCTGGAATTTAAAAAAAATTCTGGAATTAATATAGTTGGAGTTGGCTACACAATATACCTTGGAAGTGAATATGAGCCAGAGATGCTTTCTGAAGCTTCGAAAATAATTTACGAAGCCCATAAAGGAGGACTCGTTGTAATTCTCTGGATTTATCCGAGAGGAAAATCTGTAGAGAATGAAAAAGATCCCCATCTAATTGCTGGAGCCACCGGCGTTGCATCGTGCCTTGGTGCAGATTTTGTAAAAGTAAACTATCCAAAATCAGAAAATCCTGCAGAATCATTTAAAGAAGCTGTTATGGCTGCCGGAAGAACGAAAGTAGTCTGTGCAGGCGGATCAAGCACAGATATTGAATCATTTTTAAAACAGCTTTACGAACAGATCCATATAAGCGGGGCGTCAGGAAATGCCACTGGCAGAAATATACATCAAAAATCATTTTCAGATGCCATATCAATGTGTAATGCAATCTATGCAATAACAATTGACGGAAAAACTGTTTCAGAAGCTTTAAATATATACAACGAAAGAAAATCTTAAAAGGTGATACTATGGATATGGAAATGATACTTGGACTTATTGATACCCTTGAAAAAAAAGGTGTTGGAATTCAGCTATCTGTTGAAAATCAGAAAACCGTTGAAATTTCGATAAAAAATAAAAATGTGGACATAAATATTGTAGATCCGTCAAAAATAGGAAAATTAATAAAAGAACTTAATATTAAGACTAATTAATCTTTAACCATTTCTTTTAATATAAAATCTTTCTTTTCTATTGCCATGTCGCATGTTTTTTTGACTTTTTCTTTCATTTCTTCAAAGTTATCAGGTTTTTGTTCGCCAACTACCTTTTTAACTGGAGTGTATGCTGCTTCCCGGAATTTTGGAATTAAAAGTTCTTTTTCGCCATTTTTATCAATTAAATAGCTAACGTCTCCTTCTTTTACGACCCCAATCTGTTTAGCACCGGTTTTTTCCATTATTTCTCCAGCTTTATCTTCTGGAGCAATTATCAAAAGGCTGTCAATTGAAACTCCTAAAGGATCAATATTTAATTTTTGGAGCATTTCCAAGACTTTCGGGTTTACGAGTTCATTGACTTTTTCTTTGTAAATCTCAAGTGAAACTTTTGCGGTGTTTGTAATCTCAAAAGCATCCCCCCTTAATCCGCCATTTGTAACATCGGTCATTACGTGAATGTGTTTTAAAAGGTCATTTTCAATTAAATTTTTGCATGATTTTAAAAAATCAACGTTAATCGTTTCTTTTATAACGTCAAACATTCCGTAATAGAGCGCAGTTGTAGAAATTGTTCCACCACCGCTTCCTTCAGTCATTAAAATTACATCCCCAACTTCAGCTCTTTTTCTTGCAGTTGGTTCTCCTTTTCCAATTGTTCCGATTGCACCAACAGCACTGACCATCCTGTCCCCTAAAACCATGTCCCCGCCAACTCTCAAGGTACTTCCTGCAACAAGCGGTACATTTACAGCTTCGGAAACTGCACAGATTCCAGCAGTGTAATCGAATATTTTTGAAACGTCTCCATCGTCTGCAAGGTGAATGTCACTTATAACTGCAACTGCGTCTGCACCCATAACGTAAACGTCCCTTAAAGCAGCTCTTGCAACGTGAAATCCTGCAATAAATGGAAAATCGCTTAATCTAGAGTGGGTTCCATCAACTGCAACAACTACGTGTTCTGCATTTGCTTTTACAACCCCTGCATCGTCCTGTTCAGTACTATCAACTTCAGTTTCTAAATTTGTACTTTCAATAATTCTCGCAATTTCGCGGTGAACAAAAAAATCGCCTTCTCCTCGGCTTCCAACACCCATTTTTCCCATTGTAATTCCGGATTCTGGGCAGTCGAGTAAATATTTTAAATTTTTATCTTCTGATTCATGGTATTTTTCAGTTGTCTTTACTTCTTCGACCACTGCTTCGACAAATCTTCTTGCCCATCCTTCATCAGTGTCTTTAACTTCAATTACTTTTTTAAAACCGTCTTCAATGATTTTAGACTCTGAAATTCCCTTTTTCAGACACTTTCTTACGTACCTTTCGATATCCATTCTTTCACCGGCTTAGAAAAAACAAAAATAAATAAAATGTTTGATAATTAAAAAAATAAAAATTAGTTTCCAAGTTTTAAAATAGCTTCAGCTAAATCCCCATTAGCTTCTTCTAATGCTTTTTTAGCTTCTTCTTTTGAAACTCCGCACTGGCTTGAAACCATTTCGATGTCTTCTTCAGTTACTTCAACTTTTACTTCAACATCTTCGATTTTTTCTTCTTCTTTTGCTACTTTCTTAGCTTTTCCAGTAATCGAATAAGTTTTATTTCCAAGCATGTCCATTACCTGAACTTTTGGTTTTTCAAAGACCAAGAGTTGGTCTTCAAGTTCAATTGTAACCTTAACAGCTTTCAAATCTTCGGCATCCATTCCGAAATCTTTCATCATCTTCTGCATTTGTTTCATCATTCTTGGATTAAACTTTCCTCCGCCAGGAAACATGATAAACACCTCATAATTAGTTCGAATATGTTTAGAATAACTATAATTTGATAACATGATATAAAAACTTATAATAAATTAAAATCTGATTGTACAACTCCTCAAAATCAATAATTCCATAAATCAAAATATTTTAATTGATTTTTGTTGTTAATCAGAGATTTTTAGACTTTTTTTACAAAGATCCACTCTACTATTTTTATATAGTATTTTGTCATAATTTTGGTATCTTAATCAGAAGGGGAATAGTATGGATGCAAAACTCATGAACATCAATGACAAAGAATTAATTAAGAAATCTATTCAAACAATCCAAAAACTCTCTGAAAAACTGGATGATGTAAAAATAATGCACGTTTGTGGATCACACGAACATACCATCTGTAAATACGGAATAAGAGACGTTTTACCGGACAATATTACGGTAGTTCCTGGACCAGGATGCCCAGTGTGTGTTACAACACAGAAAGAAATCGATGAAGCAATGTACCTTGCTGAACAGGGATACACGATTGCAACCCTTGGAGATATGTATCGAGTTCCGGGAAGTGAAAAATCATTAATGCAACTTCAATCCGAAGGTGCAGATGTAAAAATTGTTTACGGAATTGGAGATGCAGTTAAACTTGCAAAAAAACAGGATGAAAAGGTAGTATTTGTTGCAATCGGATTTGAAACCACTGCTCCAACAACTGCCGCAGAATTATTAAATAAACCTGAAAATTTCTACATATTAAAT
Above is a genomic segment from Methanococcus maripaludis containing:
- a CDS encoding nascent polypeptide-associated complex protein, with protein sequence MFPGGGKFNPRMMKQMQKMMKDFGMDAEDLKAVKVTIELEDQLLVFEKPKVQVMDMLGNKTYSITGKAKKVAKEEEKIEDVEVKVEVTEEDIEMVSSQCGVSKEEAKKALEEANGDLAEAILKLGN